The Candidatus Desulfatibia profunda genome includes a region encoding these proteins:
- a CDS encoding response regulator → MTCKTQHDSGEKRLDRLTTGREAARGLSERAEIPNKLDRLSRAHEKTILLCRHSQKGSRQILVADAEKNIREFLAGIFSKMGYEPVGAAGWIEALKLFASSKFDLVFTDSKMICWDGFSLAYHIKARSPETPVVIMVAGCRENLSDNHEGCCLDDLLFKPVGPTDIQSVVRKFFGDHSRAETLAFYSDSRML, encoded by the coding sequence ATGACCTGCAAAACCCAGCACGATTCGGGTGAAAAAAGATTGGACAGATTGACAACCGGTCGGGAAGCCGCTAGAGGCTTATCGGAGCGAGCAGAGATCCCTAATAAATTAGACCGGTTGTCCCGAGCACATGAAAAAACCATTTTACTTTGCCGCCATTCTCAAAAAGGCAGCAGACAAATATTGGTTGCCGATGCTGAAAAAAACATTCGGGAATTTTTGGCCGGTATTTTCTCTAAAATGGGATATGAACCGGTTGGCGCTGCCGGCTGGATTGAAGCTTTAAAGCTGTTTGCCAGCAGCAAGTTCGACCTTGTATTCACGGACTCTAAAATGATCTGCTGGGACGGTTTTAGTCTGGCTTATCATATTAAGGCCAGATCCCCCGAAACTCCGGTTGTGATAATGGTTGCCGGGTGCAGAGAAAATCTTTCGGATAATCATGAAGGCTGCTGCCTTGACGATTTGCTGTTTAAGCCGGTTGGACCCACAGACATTCAATCTGTTGTCCGGAAATTTTTTGGGGATCACTCAAGGGCCGAGACCCTCGCTTTCTACAGCGATTCAAGGATGTTATAA
- a CDS encoding SAP domain-containing protein, producing MADKKDRGRDDNLPDITHLIRSIQQLEGNQDCFGRADADCDRRDCAWREYCLKKS from the coding sequence ATGGCAGATAAAAAAGACAGGGGTAGAGACGATAATTTACCCGATATAACCCACCTTATTCGAAGCATTCAGCAGCTTGAGGGAAACCAGGATTGTTTTGGCCGGGCAGACGCGGATTGTGACCGCCGGGACTGCGCATGGCGTGAATATTGCTTGAAAAAATCGTAA